In Erigeron canadensis isolate Cc75 chromosome 6, C_canadensis_v1, whole genome shotgun sequence, the following are encoded in one genomic region:
- the LOC122605428 gene encoding uncharacterized protein LOC122605428: MATTASKSYFHTPNFRFFTSEIHSSNGSSDFELDESDIYNVSVSPEIRKTVPTSRISKRSSSAKKRSPVGGTASSLPVSVPDWSKILKQDYTENRNSDDDDFTDDDYNNNSGEDRIPPHEFLARTRMASFSVHEGIGRTLKGRDLSRVRNAIFEITGFQD, translated from the coding sequence ATGGCAACAACAGCATCAAAATCCTACTTTCACACACCGAACTTCCGTTTCTTCACATCCGAAATCCACTCTTCAAACGGATCATCCGATTTTGAACTCGACGAATCCGATATCTACAACGTATCAGTTTCTCCAGAAATCCGGAAAACCGTTCCGACGTCACGGATCAGCAAACGCTCGTCGTCGGCGAAGAAACGATCACCGGTCGGCGGAACGGCGTCGTCACTTCCGGTGAGTGTACCGGACTGGTCTAAGATACTGAAACAGGATTACACTGAGAATCGGAACAGCGACGACGATGATTTCACGGATgatgattataataataactCCGGTGAAGATCGGATTCCGCCGCATGAGTTTTTGGCGAGAACGAGAATGGCGTCGTTTTCCGTTCATGAAGGAATTGGACGGACTTTGAAAGGAAGAGATTTAAGTAGAGTTCGGAATGCTATTTTTGAGATTACTGGATTTCAGGATTAA